A stretch of DNA from Micromonospora peucetia:
GCCGACCTCGCCGAGCGCGCGCTCCGCGGCGAGAACCGGCCGCGTCGGCCGCGCTTCCCGGCGGAGGTACGGGCTGCCGGCCTGGCCCGCGTCATCGCAGCCGCGTACGAACGCGACGGGTGCGTTCTGCTGGTCGGCCTGACCGACGAGTTGACGGCGGACGGGGAAAGCGCGTTGGTCGCCGTCGCCGAGTGGCTGGTGCGGCACGGCCGCTTCACCGTCTGGCTGGCCGGACGACCACTGCGTACGGTCGACCGGATCCGGTCGGTTGCGGTCCCGCTGCCGTCGAGCCTGACCGAGTTGGCGGAGCCCACCGGTCGGGTTCCCGACAGCATCCGTGAGCCTCCGCCGATGTTGACGGCTCCGCCGATGTTGACGTTTCCGCCGCTGTCCGGGGTGCCGCGCGGCGACAGCGCGGCCGAGCAGGCCCTGGAGCTGGCACTGACGCCGCACGAGTGGGCCCGGGGGCGGCGGTGGAACCACACGTACGACTGGCACCTGCTCGGCGAGACCTACCGTTTGGATCTCCTCTGGCCGGCGGAGGGGCTTGCGGTCGAGGTGGACGGCCCGGAACATCGGGGACGAATCCGTTTCGCCAACGACCGGCGGCGTGACGTGCGGCTGCAACTCCTCGGGCTGGACGTCCTCCGGTTCACCAACGAGCAGGTGCTGTCCGACGTCCAGGCCGTGGTCGGCATGATCCGTCAACTGCTGACCCGCCGTCGCGCGGCCGGCGCGCACCCCCACCGAGAAGAGGCACCATGACGAGCACGGCGGACGTCCCGAACCTGACGCCCAACCAGATCAACGCGCTCGTGGTGCTCATGGTCGAGGCCCGCGAACTGACCAACAACGAGCTGAAGGAGCTGGCCGGCTTCGCCCTCACCGGTCCCGACAACGCCAAGCTCGTCAAGCTGGGCCTGGTGGAGACCGACCGGTCACACCGGCCCTTCTCCCACCAGTTGACCGACGAGGGGTGGCGGGTGGTGCGGCAGCTGCACGCCGGTGCCCCGCCCGCGAAGGGCGGCTCGGCCACCCGTTCGCTGCTCACCCTGCTGGCCAACCTGCACCGTTCGCTGGACCGGTTGCGGCTCAGCCACGCCGACTTCTTCAAGCAGGCGCCGGTCGCCCCGGTCCCGACGGCCGCCCCGACGTCACCGGACTCCGCGACGGCACCCGCAGCCACCGGGCCGGGCGCCGTCGGCACAGGCCCGGGCGCCGTGGCCACCGAGCCGGGCGCCGCAGCCACCGAGGCGGGTGCCGTGGAGGCCCTGGTCCGGGCGGCCTACCACGAGCTGGCCAGGAAGCCGGGTGCCTGGGTGGGGCTCGCCGACCTGCGCGAGCACCTCGGCGCGCAGGACCGCGCGACCGTCGACGCGGCGTTGCGGGCCATGGTCGGCCAGGACGGCGTCCGGATCATCCCGGTCGCCAACACCAAGTCGTTGACCGCCCGGGACCGGGCGGCGGCGGTGCGCATCGGGGACGAGGAGAACCACACCCTGGCGATCGGCCCGGCATGATTCCGCAGGACGTACGGGCCGCGCTCGAAGCGGTCAGCCTCAACCCGGCGGTCACTCCCGACGACGTGTGGCGGCCCAGCCCGCACGACGTGCCGGAGCTG
This window harbors:
- a CDS encoding endonuclease domain-containing protein; this translates as MASGTPPADWWTALPARQVSHLPGLDAELLHVGLDPSPVAAPVVVRYRVPVHGGFTDLLAAVLDELDRAAVRLFPRWLPGAERLDGAGTLGTAAVRALASRAAARSAHFGPFLADLAERALRGENRPRRPRFPAEVRAAGLARVIAAAYERDGCVLLVGLTDELTADGESALVAVAEWLVRHGRFTVWLAGRPLRTVDRIRSVAVPLPSSLTELAEPTGRVPDSIREPPPMLTAPPMLTFPPLSGVPRGDSAAEQALELALTPHEWARGRRWNHTYDWHLLGETYRLDLLWPAEGLAVEVDGPEHRGRIRFANDRRRDVRLQLLGLDVLRFTNEQVLSDVQAVVGMIRQLLTRRRAAGAHPHREEAP